The following coding sequences are from one Lysinibacillus sp. FSL W8-0992 window:
- the corA gene encoding magnesium/cobalt transporter CorA, translating to MIRTMAMTKDQQLIKDFPLEDIKQNDYEWYWVDFNCPTAEEELLLDTFFHFHPLAIEDCLMRLQRPKLDFYDDYHFFVIHKLNEVTLIAEELNIFVSDHFIVTFHKNEAAEIEKVQKLLEEQPKYWERGTVFLTYQTIDKIVDSYFPLVYKIEDHLNALEDELTYQSNVNAMQIVFEFRSDLLHLRRTILPMRDLLYRILSSYRFALKKSERAYFGDIHDHLAKLTEMVESNRELTADMRDSYMAMSSSRMNGIMMMLTIVSTIFIPLTFIAGVYGMNFDNMPELHGRYSYFIVLGIMLLLALSMLAFFKSKGWFKLFKP from the coding sequence ATGATTCGCACGATGGCTATGACGAAAGATCAACAATTAATAAAGGACTTCCCACTTGAAGACATAAAGCAAAACGATTATGAGTGGTATTGGGTAGATTTTAATTGCCCAACTGCAGAAGAGGAGCTTTTGCTCGATACATTTTTTCATTTCCATCCACTTGCAATCGAAGACTGCTTAATGCGTTTACAGCGACCAAAACTCGATTTTTATGATGATTATCATTTCTTCGTTATTCATAAATTGAATGAAGTAACATTAATTGCTGAGGAATTAAATATTTTTGTTTCCGATCATTTTATTGTTACATTCCACAAAAATGAAGCGGCCGAAATTGAAAAGGTACAGAAGCTTTTAGAAGAGCAACCGAAATATTGGGAACGAGGCACTGTTTTTCTGACCTATCAAACAATCGATAAAATAGTCGATAGTTATTTCCCACTTGTTTATAAAATTGAGGATCATTTAAATGCACTTGAAGATGAGCTGACCTATCAAAGTAATGTGAATGCAATGCAAATTGTTTTTGAATTCCGTAGTGATTTGCTCCATTTACGGCGTACAATTTTACCAATGCGTGACCTACTGTACCGAATACTTAGTTCCTATCGCTTTGCCCTTAAAAAATCGGAAAGAGCCTACTTCGGTGATATTCACGATCATTTAGCAAAGCTTACAGAAATGGTCGAATCTAATCGTGAGCTTACAGCAGATATGCGCGATAGCTATATGGCCATGAGCTCTAGCCGTATGAACGGCATTATGATGATGTTGACGATTGTCTCCACCATTTTTATACCCTTAACGTTTATTGCGGGTGTTTACGGCATGAACTTCGATAATATGCCCGAACTTCATGGACGGTACAGCTACTTTATCGTGCTTGGCATCATGCTCTTGCTTGCACTATCTATGCTAGCATTTTTTAAATCTAAAGGCTGGTTCAAACTATTTAAACCATAA
- a CDS encoding class I SAM-dependent methyltransferase, whose product MEFNSTLANEYEKGIRRTLPSYDAMLRLTKAFYQSALQEKASFLVVGSGSGNEIIQLAEQRPDWSFVGIDPSEAMLEIAENRLQSLSNDISLLQGTILTAAVPATSFDAASCILVLHFIESYEEKLATLKGIAQRLKSGAPFVLVSKYGQLNSTETELQFELWRAYWQQHTKLSASELASMEQSIRSLSFMREEAIVTLLQQAGFSQPSRFFATTLFGGWICYKE is encoded by the coding sequence ATGGAATTTAATAGCACACTTGCTAACGAATATGAAAAAGGCATCCGACGTACATTACCAAGTTACGATGCCATGCTGCGTTTAACGAAAGCTTTTTATCAATCCGCACTACAAGAAAAAGCTAGTTTTTTAGTTGTTGGCTCTGGTAGTGGCAATGAAATTATACAGTTAGCTGAGCAAAGACCCGATTGGTCATTTGTCGGAATAGATCCTTCTGAAGCGATGTTGGAAATTGCAGAAAACCGTCTTCAATCATTATCAAATGATATTTCTTTACTACAAGGTACAATACTAACTGCTGCGGTGCCTGCTACGAGCTTTGATGCGGCTAGCTGTATACTAGTACTCCATTTTATTGAATCATATGAGGAGAAACTTGCTACATTAAAAGGAATTGCACAACGCTTAAAATCAGGTGCACCATTCGTCCTTGTTTCTAAATACGGTCAACTGAACTCAACTGAAACAGAGCTGCAATTTGAACTATGGCGCGCGTATTGGCAACAGCATACAAAACTTTCAGCATCGGAATTAGCTAGTATGGAGCAATCCATCCGCTCGCTTTCATTTATGCGTGAGGAGGCGATAGTGACACTCTTACAACAGGCAGGTTTTTCACAGCCTTCGAGGTTTTTTGCAACGACACTATTCGGCGGTTGGATATGCTATAAAGAGTAA
- a CDS encoding DUF4870 domain-containing protein, which translates to METKWSKVIIHASAFFAPFLVPILFFLISSDEEVKSVSVQALLFQIVMGILIVIASILSFVLIGLPFLLIFIAMVYIVPIIGIVKAFSEEPWRYPIVGRWV; encoded by the coding sequence ATGGAAACAAAATGGTCTAAGGTAATCATACATGCCAGCGCGTTTTTTGCGCCATTTTTAGTGCCGATTTTATTTTTCCTAATTAGTTCAGATGAAGAAGTGAAAAGTGTTTCGGTGCAAGCTTTATTGTTCCAAATCGTGATGGGCATATTGATTGTAATTGCTAGTATCCTATCTTTTGTATTAATCGGTTTACCGTTCTTACTAATTTTCATCGCTATGGTTTACATCGTACCTATTATCGGAATCGTAAAGGCATTTTCAGAGGAACCTTGGCGTTACCCGATAGTTGGACGCTGGGTATAA
- a CDS encoding CtsR family transcriptional regulator, which yields MRNISDIIEGYLKQVLELGGEGHIEIKRSEIADKFQCVPSQINYVINTRFTAERGYLVESKRGGGGYIRILRVRANSQIDLIDDVLLQIEGGASQTVAEGVVYRLIDEQVISKREAKLMLAAVDRSTLDLQLPLRDSIRAKILRAMLTTIKYEKQK from the coding sequence GTGCGTAATATTTCAGACATCATAGAAGGCTACTTAAAGCAAGTACTTGAATTAGGTGGAGAAGGGCATATTGAAATTAAACGTAGTGAAATTGCTGATAAATTTCAATGTGTGCCCTCACAAATAAATTATGTGATCAATACAAGATTTACAGCTGAGCGGGGTTACCTTGTTGAAAGTAAACGGGGTGGCGGTGGATACATTCGTATTTTGCGTGTCCGTGCAAACTCACAAATTGATTTGATAGATGATGTGCTCTTGCAAATTGAAGGGGGAGCCTCGCAAACGGTTGCGGAGGGTGTTGTGTATCGTTTGATTGATGAGCAGGTAATTTCGAAGCGAGAAGCGAAATTAATGTTAGCAGCGGTTGATCGTTCGACTTTAGATTTACAACTACCTTTACGGGATAGCATTCGTGCAAAAATTTTGCGAGCGATGTTAACAACCATTAAATATGAAAAGCAAAAATAA